A window of Toxotes jaculatrix isolate fToxJac2 chromosome 11, fToxJac2.pri, whole genome shotgun sequence genomic DNA:
TAACAATAACGAAACAATAGTGAACACAATGGTCACAGATCAGTTCTGcgtttgtctgttttattctgacCTTACACAGGTTTGCTCAGTGGCTCTTTCTTCCACTTTTCTTCTGTAACGTTTTTAAAACGTTCTGCTCTTTGAAACGTGAACAGTCTGTTTGATTTGAGATAAACACAAAGATAAGTCACAGACGGGAGACACGTCTTCGAACGGGCTTCGTCTCAGCTTCGTTTCTCCCCTAAATCCTTCACCTGGACACTCTGAGGAAAACCTGGTGTGAAGTGACGGACTGGAAAGTGTTGGAGGTTTTCAGACCGAGGTCTAATCCGAGCCCGGGGCGACGAGGCTCCTCAGGACCTGAGCGTGCGTCCTCCGGCTGTAATGAGTCACGGCTGCCTGGTCTTTTATCTCCCATCACTACACACAGAACAGCTTCATCGGAAACACAcggctccctctctctgctcttttgaACAATCTTCAGCACTTAAGACGAGTTCGACCCACATTATTGATCTTAGCGTTTATGGGGCAGGTATTGATCTTTCATTCAGAATGATCAGACCTGGACCTGATGGATGCTCCATCGATCACATGTTAATTTTAGAACTGACGCAGCACTAAGTGCTTTTTCCATGCAGGCTCCTCCCCGCCCTCTAAACTCCACTGAAACCACCGTGATTTACATTTATCGAGGAGGTTATTACGAGGTGTGACGGTCTTATTATTATATCGAAATGTTGAAGACAGTCACATTCATGTTGGAACCAGGTCCCAGATCTGGTGAAACAAAGTCTGGTGTCAGAGGTTGGTTGTCATATCGTaaaatgagctgtgtgtgtgtcggtgtgtgtgtgtgtgtgtcggtgtgtgtgtgtgtgtgtcggggtgtgtgtgtgtgttgcaggagTCGCAGCCTTCGGACACCGGCCAACATGTTCATCATTAACCTGGCAATCACTGACCTGCTGATGTGCATCACCCAGACGCCCATCTTCTTCACCACCAGCATGAACAAGAGGTGGATCTTTGGAGAGAAAGGTacctgagtgcacacacacacacacacacacacacacacacacacactcacactcacactcacacacactcacactcacacactcacactcacacacacacacacacacacacagcagcagcagcagcagcaggtgacagcaGTGGTCGTCGGCCGTGTGTTGGCGTCTCCTCATTGGCCGATGCTCGTTGAACATGAGCGTGGGTGAACAGTTTTATTACGTCTCTGGGGGAGATGATGTTCTACCTTTGTCAGGAGATTTACCAACTTTTCAGACCTTTACTGActtttattccaaaataaaaaaccacagagacaaaTTAAAATACTAAATCAAATCATTGATCACAGAACTCTTACATCGCCTCCTCCTTCagcttcagtttttcatttcccAGCGTTAaagtgtgaatgagtgaatttCAGCTCAGAGCAAACAGCGAGGTGTTTGCATTAGAGTCCGTCCTCCTCCGTCTCTCCGGAGAGCCGCTCTGAGGTCATTTTAATATGACAGACTGTGGGTTCACTGGGTTTTTAATTCCCTGAGTGGAAGGAGAAAGACAAGGACAACATCTCTGACGTCCACTGTAAATAAACATCCACATTAGAAATAACAGGAAGGAAAATGTTCATTCTAACTGCAGAACCTGCCTGAGaatcctgctcctccttcagtgtcacagtgatccagcGAGAGGTGTCTGAACATGGCTTtgctgcagacagcagctgattCAAACATCACCATGGGAACTCTGATTATTAATTACtgataaacaaagaaattaatttcatttagTCAAAAAACTATTTGAATATTGTGAAGTTACTCAGCAGTTACACAGTGAGCAGTGGAATCTCGTGCTGGTTAAACGGGACTTGACTTCGCGCCTCTGTCTGCAGGCTGCGAGCTCTACGCCTTCTGCGGCGCTCTCTTCGGGATCTGCTCCATGATCACACTGACGGTGATCGCCGTTGACCGGTACTTCGTCATCAcgcgacctctgacctccattGGTGTGTTGTCACGGAAACGAGCCTTCCTCATCCTCGTGGCAGCCTGGGCCTACTCTCTGGGGTGGAGCCTGCCGCCATTCTTCGGCTGgagtgaggacacacacacacacacacacacacacacacacacagggatcatGTTGTGTTAAAGTTAGACTACATACAATAACATACAACAATAATGTAGCTGAAGTTATAAACAAGCTGCAGGTTTCAGGAGCCTGCAGGAAAAACCCACACAAGCAAATGCAAAATTCAGAAtgaatcatcattaatcatcgTAGTTTCCTGCAGCGGCTGAAACATTCTCACGTCCTTAAACTGATTCACTCCCTGTAACACAAACTATAAAACACAGTGAGTGTAACAGGGAGTCAGTGTGGTGAGTCCAGCCCCGGGCTGGTAGGTTCACAGTCCTGCAGCCGAGCTGCTGCACACGGAGCGTCGCTGagtttcacacatacacaaagctgGAGCTCATCGTGTGTTCAGTCAGTCTTCTTCttattccactacatttatctgacatcTTTAGTTATTATGATGTTATGGAAGCACGGTGCTGACCCCGCAGCATGATGTGGTCCAACACCTGAAtaagacactttatgttggtttGTCCTTTAGTCAACCAGTGTCCAGTCCCATTCAGTCCTGTCCCGTCCTGTCCTGTCCTACCCTGTCCTCTGGTCTGATGTACTCCTCTGTGCTCCACTAAACCAAACACCTCCCTCGTTGTAATCAGCTCCACCAAACTTCACCACACTGCTCGCGTCTGCTCTCTCCGGCTTTTGTGGGGATTTAAttctcctgctgtgtttttgtctcagctGTAATTTAATCTGCTCTGTTCTCCCTCAAAGCTCTTTGTGTCTCATCAAACTTATTGTTCATTTACCCTCAAAATCCCATTTGTTATCAGTTCAGCTCAAGTTCACTCCCTGTGTGAGTCTCTCACACTCTAACTCTCTACATGTGGTggttttccctcctcctctcacctggttttcattctcctcagcacacacactctgtctcgcTGTACATTTTCCTGTGAATCCTGATGTATGGAAACAGGAAAGCTCCTGTAAATCCTCCTCAGTCTCGTGGAAAGGCTCTGACTCCAGGTGGAAAACAGAATTCAGGTCATAAATGTTCAGGCTGTcgtgatgtgtgtgatgtgtgcgATGTGTCTGTCACGTAGATTTTTCCTACATACAAACCTCTGTAACATTCAGAGCATCACAGGACAATAAAACTCCCTCTctctatgtctgtctgtgtccctctgtctgtgtctgtgtctctcgcCCGTCAGGTGCCTATGTCCCTGAGGGCCTGCTGACTTCCTGTACGTGGGACTACATGACTTTTACCCCGTCGGTGCGAGCGTACACCATGCTGCTCTTCATCTTCGTCTTCTTCCTGCcactcttcatcatcatctacTGCTACGTCTTCATCTTCCGCGCCATCCGCAGCACCAaccagtcagtgtgtgtgtgtgttttcgtccagtttttgctgtttttaaatcagAGATAAATGTGAGAGACGCTGCTCTTCATCACACCGTGCTCTTCAGATTTTTACAGAGAATAACATATGAACATCTTTGCTCCGTCAGCAGCTAACACAggcctgcttttctttttagtgAATTTTAAtccaaactgttaaaaactCAGTTTCTTTTAAGGCTGAAACCAACACTTTTATTATTGATAAGtttttcaaattcagtttttctggTTATAGTAAgactaataaataaatgtaagtcAGCACAGTGTCCCAACAGGTaaagtacaggtgtgtgtgtgtgtgtttgcagggcCGTGGGGAAGATTAACGGCAGCACTCACAGTCACGGCAGCAGTCGTGACTCGGTGAAGAGTTTCCGTCGGCTGCAGAACGAGTGGAAGATGGCGAAGATCGCTCTGATTGTCATCCTGCTTTACGTCATCTCCTGGTCGCCGTACTCCACCGTTGCCCTCACCGCCTTCGCTGGGTAAAAAACACACCGGCTACTTCCTGTATGTCACTGTAACATCGATAAAGTCACGAATACGTTTGAAATCTGCAGCCAGCAAAAACCTCcagctgcagttcctctaaCGCCCACTAGATGCCGCTCACAGCAGCCTCTGCCTGCACGGAAATAAACGAATGAATGAGAAACCTTTGACATTCCCTCTGCGTTCCTGCTGCAGGTATGCAGACATGTTGACTCCGTACATGAACTCTGTGCCCGCCGTCATCGCCAAGGCCTCCGCCATCCACAACCCCATCATCTACGCCATCACGCACCCGAAGTACAGGTAACACATGGCACGGTTGAACCACCTGTAGGTCTCCACTTATTTCTGAACGCTAAGCTAACACAGCCCTGAGGCGACTCGGAGCAGGTAACACTGCAGGTGAGCTcaacatgtaaaacatgtttcatGAAAATTCATCTGGATTCAacaggaaactgaaaacagctgaactcAAATCAATTTTTCCTGTAAATTACTAACAAACGTGTTTCAGTAAACTCTCAGGAAATTATCAGGAAAtagctgcaaaaataaaaaaaactttatccGTTTATCTTATGGGTTCCTTAAATACGACCCCGAGCTGCTCGTGTTGCTCGTGTTTTCGTTCTGAAGACGTGACCGCAGCTCAGCGACCGAATCGATCCCGTAAGAGCTCCAACACCTCCGCTGAACACACCGCTGCTCAGTTAACCTGAATGTTAACTGGGCTGGAgaggattacacacacacacacacacacacacacacacacacacacacacacacacacacacacaggacacctGACCTTGCTGAGGTTTGAAAGCTGCAGGATAAAAAGACTTATATAACTGAAGATGTCTGTTTTATACAACGACATCATGCAACACCACGAtgacagaacagcagagaaagagttCACCCTGAgaataaacacaataaagacTTCAGTTTGATGCTGGAAGCTTTTAAAAGAcaacttttcatttctctgtggtggagTTTGGATCAGGCTTTAGTGTTTGGTGCCTTTCATTCAAACGTCAAAGTTCATAACGTGAAATGATGAAAGGTCAGCGATGAACGCGCTGTGTCACgaacagaaaagtaaaaactCTTACTAATGCTTCAGCTCATCCAGAgtcaaacagctgctctctcCGCCTCTCTCTCCAGGATAGCATTAGCTAAGTACATCCCGTGTCTCGGCGTCCTGCTGTGTGTTCGTCCTCGCGACCTGCGCTCgaccagcagcagcttcatgtCGACACGCCGCTCCACTGTGACCAGCCAGACCTCCGACATCAGCAGCCAGTTCAGAGGGCAGAGCACCGGCAAGTCCCGGCTCTCCTCCGCCTCAGACAGCGAATCGGTACGCTCAGACGGTGAACTGAAGACAGGTGAAGCTGAAAACAGATCTTCTAAGGCAGAtactcaggtgtgtgtgtgtgtgtgtgtgcgtgtcctctggtttgtgtgttttcctgtgcagGGTTTGACAGACACCGAGGCCGATCTGTCCAGTATGGGCTCCAGACCGGCCAGTCGCCAGGTCTCCTGTGATCTCAGCAGAGACACCACCGAACTCCCCGACTTCAAACCCTCGTCCAGCTTCAAGTCCAAGATGAAGAGCCACGACTCGGGCATCTTCGAAAAGGTAAAcacctctcacctgtctgtcaatcaaatctctttcttttaaatttatCTGGAACTGTTGTCAGAGCAACAAGTCCTCAATCATGACAGAGACATAATTTATACGTCTCTGTGGGACAGACGGGGAACAGACCTGTCAGGGAGTGGAAGTGAAAGTGTTCAAGCCAAACCATGCTGGTCTTTGTGCTACAACTGCTATTAGTCAGAgagacagccaatcagagaggaTTAACAGGTGCTGGGGTCAGGAAGTTGACTGGGTGGAGGAGACAAGGACAGATGTAAAAATGTATACTGAGGATTTGAATGTTAAATGTGGTATTTTCTGCTGGGAGTTCGTCCTGGTCCACCTTCAGACAGCATGAAAACAGCGAGACGCCCACAGACTGTGTCAGCAGGCTGTTTAATGTTAGACTCAGCGGGGGCTGAGGACGTGAGGGGTCACCTGGTGAGGACTGAGGAGGATTGTGGGTCATTTGGTGGGTTGGTTGATGCAGTTTGTGTCTGGTGCCCTTTAATCTGCTCAGTGAGTTCTTCAGCTCGGGCCAGAAAatcctcttttccttttgatCTTAATCATTGAATGAActctgacatttatttttattaattgattattaGTAATGAGTTTGAACGTTGCTCTGGTTTCCTGCCTGCCt
This region includes:
- the opn4a gene encoding melanopsin-A, giving the protein MNQPPHPFPTVDVPDHAHYTIGSVILAIGITGMVGNFLVIYAFSRSRSLRTPANMFIINLAITDLLMCITQTPIFFTTSMNKRWIFGEKGCELYAFCGALFGICSMITLTVIAVDRYFVITRPLTSIGVLSRKRAFLILVAAWAYSLGWSLPPFFGWSAYVPEGLLTSCTWDYMTFTPSVRAYTMLLFIFVFFLPLFIIIYCYVFIFRAIRSTNQAVGKINGSTHSHGSSRDSVKSFRRLQNEWKMAKIALIVILLYVISWSPYSTVALTAFAGYADMLTPYMNSVPAVIAKASAIHNPIIYAITHPKYRIALAKYIPCLGVLLCVRPRDLRSTSSSFMSTRRSTVTSQTSDISSQFRGQSTGKSRLSSASDSESGLTDTEADLSSMGSRPASRQVSCDLSRDTTELPDFKPSSSFKSKMKSHDSGIFEKTSYDTDVSVTGVTERSSIPNSGDFSDGHVMRGTIGRIPSIVITSESSPFLPIGRNGSRTTRSKTANNNVGAGSA